In Nitrospira sp., a single genomic region encodes these proteins:
- a CDS encoding acyltransferase yields the protein MKQMPQLDSLRFFAVLGVMVAHNWDSRLLGDVDWAGNGVRLFFVLSGFLITGILLDCRRLADDSRQSPMYFIRQFYARRSLRIFPIYYILIAVLVVLGVQPADDIWPWMVTFTTNIYITIHNAWIGKMGHLWSLAVEEQFYLLWPWIVLFASRKWLLRTLLLIIPLSSVYRFYAYRHFEFNMDTMDFKAATFTVAHFDSLGIGALLAILWHSDVPQATLQRYLTTIVLPVAGMLYTLCLVLYHYRVHPGIFFTVGDLFVAVMCAALVSRAGRGFAGVAGMVLECSVLRYLGKISYGLYVYHAFMPLLLIPIFEMVGIPLPVPGAANFVFSTMLTLGVASLSWHLIELPINSLKRFFPYDTADALCAAPSRSKSLAIRKTSGD from the coding sequence ATGAAACAGATGCCGCAGTTGGACAGTCTTCGATTTTTTGCCGTTCTAGGAGTGATGGTTGCACACAATTGGGACTCTCGTTTGCTGGGAGACGTAGATTGGGCCGGCAATGGCGTGCGCCTGTTTTTTGTCCTGAGCGGTTTCCTTATCACCGGAATTCTTCTGGACTGCAGAAGGCTGGCGGATGATTCACGGCAGTCACCGATGTATTTTATCCGGCAATTTTATGCCAGAAGATCTCTTAGGATATTTCCTATCTACTATATACTCATAGCCGTTCTCGTCGTATTGGGCGTCCAGCCTGCGGACGACATCTGGCCCTGGATGGTCACATTTACAACGAATATCTATATAACGATACACAATGCATGGATAGGGAAGATGGGGCATTTGTGGAGCTTGGCTGTAGAAGAGCAGTTCTATCTCTTGTGGCCCTGGATCGTCTTATTTGCTTCCCGCAAATGGCTGCTTCGAACTCTTTTGTTGATTATACCGTTGAGTTCTGTGTACCGGTTCTACGCCTATCGGCATTTCGAGTTTAATATGGATACGATGGACTTCAAGGCCGCAACGTTTACTGTCGCCCACTTCGATAGTCTCGGCATCGGTGCCTTGCTTGCAATCCTGTGGCATTCGGACGTGCCTCAAGCGACACTGCAACGTTATTTAACGACGATAGTTCTTCCAGTGGCGGGTATGCTCTATACACTGTGCCTGGTGCTCTATCACTATCGGGTCCATCCTGGGATTTTCTTTACAGTCGGAGACCTCTTCGTGGCAGTAATGTGTGCGGCTCTCGTAAGTAGGGCAGGCAGGGGATTTGCCGGGGTCGCGGGAATGGTGTTGGAGTGCTCAGTTTTGCGGTATCTAGGTAAAATTTCTTATGGTTTGTATGTGTATCATGCGTTCATGCCGTTGCTGCTTATTCCGATTTTTGAAATGGTTGGAATTCCGTTGCCGGTGCCTGGGGCCGCGAATTTTGTTTTCTCGACCATGCTCACGCTTGGTGTCGCTTCGCTGTCGTGGCATTTAATAGAGTTGCCCATTAATAGCCTGAAACGATTCTTTCCCTATGATACGGCCGATGCCCTTTGTGCGGCACCTTCCCGGTCCAAGAGTCTGGCGATTCGCAAAACATCTGGTGATTGA